The following are encoded together in the Desulfitobacterium chlororespirans DSM 11544 genome:
- the ispG gene encoding flavodoxin-dependent (E)-4-hydroxy-3-methylbut-2-enyl-diphosphate synthase: MERKLTKTVKIGDVTIGGGSSIVVQSMTNTDTRDIPGTLAQIQALARAGCEVVRLAVLDREAGHALGEIALKSELPVIADIHFDYQLALLAIEQGVHGLRLNPGNIGARWKVQEVVRACKEREIPIRIGVNAGSLEKEILEKYQGVTPEGMVESALGHIHLLEEEGYDKIKVSLKASHVPLMLAAYRKISARVDYPLHIGVTEAGTVRSGVVKSAVGIGSLLAEGIGDTLRVSLTGDPVQEIPVALEILKVLGLRNRGVELISCPTCGRTQVNLAELAEKVEDKLSHLPPLDRPLKVAVMGCAVNGPGEAREADFGIAGGKGMGLLFKKGEIVARLSEEELLPALLAEIENYVKQYGREQHSCV, encoded by the coding sequence GTGGAGCGTAAGCTGACGAAAACAGTAAAGATTGGTGACGTAACCATAGGGGGAGGCAGCTCTATCGTCGTCCAATCCATGACTAATACAGATACCCGGGATATCCCCGGTACCCTGGCGCAGATTCAAGCTTTGGCCCGGGCGGGGTGTGAGGTGGTGCGGCTGGCCGTACTGGATCGGGAGGCAGGCCACGCTCTCGGGGAGATCGCCTTGAAGAGCGAACTTCCCGTTATTGCCGACATCCATTTTGATTATCAGCTGGCTTTGCTGGCTATCGAACAAGGTGTGCACGGGCTAAGACTGAATCCGGGCAATATCGGTGCCCGCTGGAAGGTGCAAGAGGTGGTCCGGGCTTGTAAAGAAAGAGAGATACCGATACGGATCGGGGTCAATGCCGGCTCATTGGAAAAAGAAATTCTGGAAAAATATCAGGGGGTCACTCCTGAGGGCATGGTGGAAAGTGCTCTAGGGCATATCCACTTGCTTGAAGAAGAAGGCTATGACAAAATCAAAGTCTCCTTAAAAGCTTCCCATGTTCCCCTGATGCTGGCGGCTTACCGCAAGATCTCGGCAAGGGTGGATTACCCCCTCCATATAGGAGTCACTGAGGCAGGAACAGTACGTTCCGGAGTAGTAAAATCTGCGGTAGGTATCGGCAGTCTCTTAGCCGAAGGGATAGGAGATACCCTGCGTGTATCTCTTACCGGAGATCCTGTTCAGGAGATTCCGGTAGCCCTGGAGATTTTAAAAGTTCTCGGGTTAAGGAACCGGGGAGTGGAGCTGATCAGCTGCCCTACCTGCGGCCGGACTCAGGTGAATCTTGCCGAATTAGCAGAGAAGGTGGAGGACAAGCTTTCCCATCTGCCCCCTTTGGATCGGCCCTTGAAAGTTGCCGTGATGGGCTGCGCGGTCAACGGGCCTGGAGAAGCCCGGGAAGCAGATTTTGGTATTGCCGGAGGCAAAGGCATGGGCTTGCTCTTTAAAAAAGGGGAGATTGTTGCCCGTTTATCGGAAGAAGAACTATTGCCCGCTTTACTTGCGGAAATTGAAAATTATGTGAAACAGTATGGAAGGGAGCAGCACTCATGCGTGTAA
- the rseP gene encoding RIP metalloprotease RseP codes for MVSAIAVVFAFGLLVMIHELGHFIVARLNGIKVLEFAFGFGPKIIGFQGKETAYSLRLIPLGGFVKLYGMDAETDENGNQVLAATTDPRSFGNKKVWQRMSVIAAGPIMNLVLAIFLFMIVFAYFGIATATNTNVVGSLVEGMPAQAAGIEAGDKIVSVNGVETPTWTDLTQAIHIKPDQEVVLVVEHQGVQRALTIGTQKDPASGNGLVGISPEVIYQKTTLLEAARYGLEQTINFTRLILVTLTQMITGETKAELGGPVAIVQAIDQSAESGWENYLGFIGILSIQLGLLNLFPIPALDGSHLVFLLIEGLRGKPMNPERQNFIHFLGFVFLMCLMLAVTYQDILKLFTGKG; via the coding sequence TTGGTAAGTGCTATAGCTGTGGTATTTGCTTTCGGGCTGTTGGTGATGATTCATGAACTGGGTCATTTTATTGTGGCTCGTTTAAACGGCATCAAGGTTTTGGAGTTTGCTTTTGGCTTTGGGCCGAAGATCATTGGTTTCCAAGGTAAAGAAACCGCCTACTCCCTAAGGCTGATTCCCTTAGGCGGTTTTGTGAAACTCTATGGCATGGATGCTGAGACAGATGAAAATGGGAACCAGGTTTTAGCTGCTACCACAGATCCGCGGAGCTTCGGCAATAAAAAAGTGTGGCAGCGTATGTCGGTTATCGCCGCAGGACCCATTATGAATTTAGTCTTGGCCATCTTCCTGTTCATGATTGTCTTTGCTTATTTTGGTATCGCCACGGCAACCAATACCAATGTGGTGGGCTCCCTTGTTGAAGGAATGCCCGCTCAAGCCGCAGGGATTGAAGCCGGGGATAAGATTGTTTCCGTCAATGGCGTGGAGACTCCTACCTGGACGGACTTAACCCAAGCGATTCATATTAAGCCGGATCAAGAGGTTGTGCTGGTGGTTGAGCACCAGGGAGTACAAAGAGCCCTCACCATAGGGACTCAAAAAGACCCCGCTTCAGGAAATGGCCTGGTAGGGATTAGTCCGGAAGTGATCTATCAGAAGACGACCCTACTGGAAGCGGCACGCTATGGACTGGAACAAACCATTAATTTCACTCGTTTGATCCTGGTCACTTTAACTCAGATGATCACAGGTGAGACCAAGGCTGAATTGGGAGGACCGGTAGCCATTGTTCAGGCTATCGATCAAAGTGCTGAATCAGGCTGGGAGAATTATCTGGGATTTATCGGGATATTGAGTATCCAACTGGGCCTGCTTAATCTTTTTCCCATTCCGGCCCTGGATGGAAGCCACCTGGTTTTTTTGCTGATTGAGGGATTGAGGGGTAAACCGATGAATCCCGAACGGCAGAACTTTATTCATTTCCTGGGCTTTGTTTTCTTAATGTGCCTGATGCTGGCTGTAACCTATCAGGATATTTTAAAACTCTTCACCGGCAAAGGCTAA
- a CDS encoding 1-deoxy-D-xylulose-5-phosphate reductoisomerase, which produces MKRLTILGSTGSIGTQTLDIVRQNPEQLEVFALAAGKNVQEIELQAREFKPRIIGLMEEKAARELKQRVADLDIEVVSGMEGLLRTVTDEVPDTVVTAISGRIGLEPTLEALKAGKDIALANKETLVAGGDLVMRTAQRLGRTILPVDSEHSAIFQCLEEDPRTLDKIILTASGGPFRGWSEEQLQEVTPERALQHPNWAMGAKITIDSATMMNKGLEVIEAHHLFHMEYDQIEVLIHPQSVIHSMVQYCDGSVLAQCGRPDMRLPIQYALTYPTRWPNPFERLDLRGKTLTFFDPEDYDFPALKLAYACGKRGGTLPAVMNAANEVAVHAFLARRVAYLEIIGLVDKVCSEHDVLDATDLETILNADHWARIRTEELIHG; this is translated from the coding sequence GTGAAGAGATTGACAATTTTAGGCTCTACAGGGTCTATCGGCACCCAGACATTGGATATTGTGCGTCAAAATCCGGAACAGTTAGAGGTTTTTGCTTTAGCGGCAGGGAAGAACGTCCAGGAAATTGAACTCCAGGCCCGGGAATTTAAGCCTCGGATCATCGGGTTGATGGAGGAAAAGGCTGCCCGGGAATTAAAACAACGGGTGGCGGATCTGGATATTGAAGTGGTTTCCGGGATGGAGGGGCTCCTGCGTACCGTTACGGATGAGGTGCCGGATACGGTGGTAACCGCCATCAGCGGCCGCATTGGTTTGGAGCCGACCCTGGAGGCCTTGAAGGCGGGGAAAGACATCGCCTTAGCTAATAAGGAAACCTTGGTTGCCGGCGGCGATTTGGTTATGAGAACAGCCCAAAGGCTGGGCAGAACCATTCTTCCCGTGGATAGTGAACACTCGGCCATCTTCCAATGCTTAGAAGAAGATCCGCGTACTCTGGACAAGATTATCCTGACGGCTTCCGGCGGTCCGTTCCGGGGGTGGTCTGAAGAACAATTGCAGGAGGTCACTCCGGAAAGAGCTCTTCAGCATCCTAATTGGGCAATGGGAGCAAAGATAACCATTGACTCGGCCACCATGATGAATAAAGGCCTGGAAGTTATCGAGGCTCATCACCTCTTCCATATGGAGTATGATCAGATTGAAGTCTTGATCCACCCGCAAAGTGTGATTCATTCTATGGTTCAATACTGTGACGGGAGTGTTCTGGCTCAATGTGGGAGACCGGATATGCGTTTGCCTATCCAGTATGCCTTAACTTATCCGACCCGCTGGCCTAATCCCTTTGAACGACTGGATTTACGGGGAAAGACCTTAACCTTTTTTGACCCGGAGGATTATGATTTTCCTGCCTTGAAGCTTGCTTATGCTTGTGGAAAACGGGGAGGAACGTTGCCGGCTGTGATGAATGCCGCCAATGAAGTTGCGGTTCATGCCTTTTTAGCACGCAGGGTAGCTTATCTGGAAATTATCGGCTTGGTGGATAAGGTTTGCTCGGAACATGATGTGTTAGATGCCACGGATTTGGAAACCATACTTAATGCGGATCATTGGGCTCGTATCCGTACAGAAGAGCTCATCCATGGTTAG
- the ytvI gene encoding sporulation integral membrane protein YtvI, whose protein sequence is MNLQEEPKLKQNINRLAVITFILVLLKVITFFFMEFMPVFGQVMSQLLAALLPFIIAFFIALLLEPLVLRFMQGLKTSRPIAAVLALVLAILGIGSIVFLIVVRLYTELSDLGNSFPSYGYVVGFFNNILGTVDNFIQLNPQIQISINNATQGLIDSLQGWALTGSKVLLNFISALPGVFIVLVVSIVATFFMSASYPGVKNFFSNLVPRKWKPSAHSVSRALGAAVVGFVRAEAILISVTGIILTVGLLWMGNPYAFTIGFISALLDLLPIVGTGMIFVPWIVGLFILGSVSEGIKLLIIYLIATVIRQILEPKVMSQNIGIHPLATIISMYVGLKLLGGFGLILGPGLVIIYEALRKAGFFGK, encoded by the coding sequence ATGAATCTTCAAGAGGAACCGAAGCTTAAACAAAATATTAATCGTCTGGCGGTTATTACCTTTATTTTGGTTCTGCTTAAAGTCATTACCTTTTTCTTTATGGAATTTATGCCGGTATTCGGCCAGGTCATGAGTCAACTCCTTGCTGCGCTTTTACCCTTCATCATTGCTTTTTTCATTGCTCTTTTGCTGGAACCTTTGGTTCTGCGTTTTATGCAGGGATTAAAAACAAGCAGACCCATCGCCGCGGTTTTAGCCTTAGTTCTTGCTATTTTGGGGATTGGCAGTATTGTCTTTTTGATTGTAGTCCGTCTTTATACGGAGCTGTCCGATCTGGGTAATTCTTTTCCCAGCTACGGCTATGTGGTGGGCTTTTTTAACAACATCCTCGGCACAGTCGACAACTTTATCCAACTCAATCCTCAGATCCAGATTTCCATCAATAATGCTACTCAAGGGCTTATTGACTCGTTACAGGGCTGGGCGCTTACAGGCAGTAAGGTTCTTTTGAATTTCATTTCTGCTTTGCCGGGAGTTTTTATAGTCTTAGTTGTATCTATCGTAGCTACCTTTTTTATGAGTGCCAGTTATCCGGGGGTCAAGAATTTTTTCAGCAACCTGGTGCCTCGGAAGTGGAAACCCAGTGCCCATTCCGTAAGCCGGGCTTTGGGCGCTGCGGTGGTTGGATTTGTTCGGGCGGAAGCCATACTTATTTCTGTGACCGGCATTATTTTAACGGTGGGGCTATTATGGATGGGTAATCCTTATGCCTTTACCATTGGGTTTATTTCGGCTCTTTTGGATTTATTGCCCATCGTTGGCACAGGGATGATCTTTGTACCATGGATTGTTGGTTTGTTTATTTTGGGTTCGGTATCTGAGGGCATTAAGCTCTTAATTATATATTTGATAGCTACTGTCATAAGACAAATCCTTGAACCTAAAGTCATGTCCCAAAATATTGGCATCCATCCCTTGGCCACCATTATTTCCATGTATGTTGGTCTGAAGCTATTGGGTGGTTTTGGTTTGATTTTGGGACCGGGTTTAGTGATTATCTATGAAGCCCTAAGAAAAGCAGGCTTTTTTGGTAAATAA
- a CDS encoding phosphatidate cytidylyltransferase has protein sequence MLTRTLSALVLVPVLLGLTYLGGVYTALLVTTVSLIALKEALAIGQKLGFKAWTISSGIFSMLWLVLIFAGEIQWNFPLMIAWLLFAMGRAALGYPKVSLGEAGYNCFAPIYTVVLFSHLYLIRGFSEGIAWAILTFILVWATDTFAYLIGRVMGKHLLAPRVSPKKTIEGSVGGLVFCILSGILAWQIIGGAPLAAYIALSGVVAVSAQIGDLFESALKRSVNIKDSGNIIPGHGGILDRFDSLLFVIPIMYYWVLIVG, from the coding sequence ATGCTGACAAGAACACTAAGCGCTTTGGTTTTAGTCCCTGTTTTACTGGGATTAACGTATTTGGGAGGGGTATATACTGCCTTACTCGTGACGACGGTTTCCCTCATAGCGCTTAAGGAAGCCCTGGCCATTGGTCAAAAATTGGGATTTAAAGCATGGACGATAAGTTCCGGTATCTTTTCTATGCTATGGCTAGTGCTGATTTTTGCTGGTGAAATCCAGTGGAATTTTCCTTTAATGATCGCCTGGCTGCTGTTTGCTATGGGAAGAGCGGCTTTGGGGTATCCTAAAGTTAGTCTGGGGGAAGCGGGGTATAATTGCTTTGCTCCCATTTATACGGTGGTGCTGTTTTCTCACCTCTATCTGATCCGGGGATTTTCCGAAGGAATAGCATGGGCTATCTTAACCTTTATTCTGGTATGGGCAACCGACACCTTTGCATACCTTATAGGGAGAGTGATGGGGAAGCATTTACTTGCCCCTCGGGTCAGTCCCAAAAAGACCATAGAGGGTTCCGTAGGGGGGCTGGTTTTTTGCATTTTAAGCGGTATCCTGGCTTGGCAAATAATCGGCGGCGCTCCCTTGGCAGCCTACATTGCTTTAAGCGGCGTTGTAGCTGTCAGTGCTCAGATTGGCGATCTCTTTGAATCCGCCCTGAAGCGGAGTGTCAATATCAAGGATTCGGGGAATATTATACCGGGACATGGGGGAATCCTCGACCGCTTTGACAGTCTTTTGTTTGTGATACCGATCATGTATTATTGGGTACTAATTGTGGGGTGA
- a CDS encoding isoprenyl transferase → MWHRFWDKKEQSKTLADQLDKDNLPRHIAIIMDGNGRWAQKRGLPRTVGHKAGVEALRDIVKACSNLGIEALTVYAFSTENWSRPKEEVNILMNLLIDYLRRELDELHDNKVRVQMIGNMEQLPLEAQKELKRSIKKTGNNGGLILNLALNYGGRAEITCAVRQLCEKVMKKELTPEEITGELISQHLFTSGLSDPDLLIRTSGELRVSNFLLWQIAYTEIIVTECLWPDFSPDQLVEALLEFQKRERRFGGLNKR, encoded by the coding sequence ATGTGGCATAGATTTTGGGACAAAAAAGAGCAAAGCAAAACCTTGGCCGATCAGCTGGATAAAGACAATTTACCCCGGCATATCGCGATCATTATGGATGGGAACGGCCGCTGGGCGCAAAAACGTGGCTTACCCCGAACTGTAGGTCATAAGGCTGGCGTTGAAGCACTGAGGGATATCGTTAAAGCTTGTTCAAATCTTGGCATTGAGGCCTTAACGGTGTATGCTTTCTCCACCGAAAATTGGAGTAGGCCTAAAGAAGAAGTCAATATTCTTATGAATCTATTGATCGACTATTTACGGCGTGAGCTGGATGAACTCCATGATAATAAAGTGCGTGTACAGATGATTGGCAATATGGAGCAGCTCCCCCTGGAAGCTCAGAAGGAATTAAAGCGCTCTATTAAGAAAACGGGGAATAATGGGGGACTTATTCTCAATTTAGCCTTAAATTACGGTGGGCGCGCTGAAATTACTTGTGCAGTACGGCAACTCTGTGAAAAAGTCATGAAAAAGGAACTTACACCTGAGGAAATCACGGGTGAACTGATCTCACAACATCTGTTTACTTCAGGATTATCTGATCCGGATTTGCTCATTCGAACTTCGGGAGAATTGCGTGTAAGCAATTTTTTATTATGGCAGATTGCTTATACCGAGATTATTGTCACAGAATGCTTGTGGCCTGATTTTAGTCCGGATCAACTGGTTGAAGCGCTGCTGGAATTTCAGAAGCGGGAGCGCCGTTTCGGCGGGTTGAACAAGCGATAA
- the frr gene encoding ribosome recycling factor, protein MINDVLKEAEDRMVKAVEALKREYATIRAGRANPNMLDKITVEYYGTQTPVNQLANISVPEPRMLTIQPWDKSSLPMIEKAILKSDLGLNPSSDGTVIRLLIPQLTAERRTEIVKTVKKKAEDSRVAVRNIRRDSNDELKKLEKDHTASEDEVKRAQDDVQKMTDKFVKEIDRIMGTKEKEIMEV, encoded by the coding sequence ATGATTAATGACGTTTTAAAAGAAGCAGAAGACCGGATGGTCAAAGCGGTGGAAGCGCTGAAAAGAGAATATGCTACGATTCGGGCCGGGCGAGCCAACCCCAACATGTTGGACAAGATCACTGTGGAGTACTACGGCACCCAGACTCCGGTGAACCAACTTGCCAATATTTCCGTACCGGAGCCTCGCATGCTGACGATTCAGCCCTGGGATAAATCCAGTCTGCCCATGATTGAGAAAGCGATTTTAAAATCTGATTTAGGATTGAACCCCTCAAGCGACGGTACAGTCATTCGTTTGCTCATACCTCAGTTAACCGCCGAACGAAGAACGGAAATCGTCAAAACTGTGAAGAAAAAAGCTGAGGATTCCCGGGTTGCCGTACGCAACATCCGCCGGGACTCCAATGACGAACTGAAGAAACTGGAAAAAGATCATACGGCTTCAGAAGATGAAGTTAAACGTGCCCAAGATGATGTGCAAAAAATGACGGATAAGTTCGTCAAAGAAATTGATCGTATTATGGGTACGAAAGAAAAGGAAATCATGGAAGTTTGA
- the pyrH gene encoding UMP kinase, whose amino-acid sequence METPRYRRVILKLSGEALAGSQGFGIAHEMLVTVAEQVVEIQKLGVEVALVVGGGNIWRGIAGSKQGMDRANADYMGMLATVMNALALQDAMEKAGAATRVLSAIEMRQVAEPYIRRRAIRHLEKGRVVIFAAGTGNPYFSTDTTAALRAAEIEAEAILMAKRVDGVYDSDPLKNPEAKKYDRLTFLDVLSQGLGVMDSTAASLCMDNNIPLIVFDLNKKGNIRKGIMGESIGTYVGRDK is encoded by the coding sequence ATGGAAACACCACGATATCGCCGGGTTATCTTGAAACTTAGCGGGGAAGCGTTAGCTGGGAGTCAGGGCTTTGGTATTGCCCATGAGATGCTTGTAACCGTTGCCGAACAAGTTGTTGAAATCCAGAAACTTGGGGTAGAAGTGGCCTTAGTGGTTGGTGGTGGAAACATCTGGAGAGGAATCGCGGGGAGTAAGCAAGGGATGGATCGGGCCAATGCGGACTATATGGGAATGCTGGCTACGGTCATGAACGCTTTAGCGCTGCAGGATGCCATGGAGAAGGCCGGTGCGGCCACCCGTGTTTTGTCCGCTATTGAAATGAGACAAGTGGCAGAACCCTATATTAGAAGACGGGCTATCCGTCACCTTGAGAAAGGACGCGTTGTTATTTTTGCGGCTGGAACCGGCAACCCTTACTTCTCAACGGATACCACGGCAGCGTTGCGGGCGGCGGAGATTGAAGCTGAAGCTATTCTGATGGCTAAACGTGTGGATGGAGTGTATGACAGCGATCCCTTGAAGAATCCTGAAGCTAAAAAATACGATAGATTGACCTTTTTGGATGTGCTTAGTCAGGGATTGGGAGTTATGGACTCTACAGCAGCCTCATTGTGTATGGACAACAATATTCCTCTGATCGTGTTTGACCTGAACAAAAAGGGTAATATCCGCAAAGGGATTATGGGTGAATCCATTGGAACATATGTAGGGAGGGATAAGTAA